The Oncorhynchus tshawytscha isolate Ot180627B linkage group LG27, Otsh_v2.0, whole genome shotgun sequence genome includes the window tctagcaaacttcagacgggcctggacatgtactggcttaagcagggggacacatctggcactgcaggatttgagtccctggcggcgtagtgtgttactgatggtaggctttgttactttggtcccagcactctgcaggtcattcactaggtcccccctgtgtggttctgggatttttgctcaccgttcttgtgatcattttgaccccacggggtgagatcttgcagggagccccagatcgagggagattatcagtggtcttgtatgtcttccatttcctaataattgctcccacagttgatttcttcaaaccaagctgcttacctattgcagattcagtcttcccagcctggtgcaggtctacaattttgtttctggtgtcctttgacagctctttggtcttggccatagtggagtttggagtgtgactgtttgaggttgtggacaggtgtcttttatactgataacaagttcaaacaggtgccattaatacaggtaacgagtggaggacagaggagcctcttaaataagaagttacaggtctgtgagagccagaaatcttgcttgtttgtaggtgaccaaatacttattttccaccataatttgcaaataaattcattaaaaatcctacagtgtgattttctggattttttttctaattttgtctgtcatagttgaagtgtacctatgatgaaaattacaggcctctctcatctttttaagtgggagaacttgcacaattggtgactgaccaaatacttttttgccccactgtacatatataaACAATTAAAATATTGTAAAACATGTAACCATTTTAGCATAGTCACTGTCGGGGTTCACATCTGGGACAGGATGGAGATGgtcatggaatggaatggattGTCAAGAATGACATAAGTCCATAAACCCTACTATCTTAAATACTTTCCTAGGGCGTGTAGGGAGGCGAAACGTTTACATGGCTGTCGCCACTTTTCGTTAGAGGAGCATCGAGGAATGTGGAGAAGATGAGTTTTCAAGAAGCAACCCAGAGGATGCTGACCTGACACTCTACACAACACCGACGGACCCTTTCTTGAACCCCTGTATCCTTGGACGATGCCGATGCCGATGTGGTACTACTCATTCTGTATCGGTGCATCCAAAAAGGTCACGTGTAAAGTGGTTGGGCTTTGAGATTGTTTTGATAGGACTCCACAGAGCTAAGCCATCAGCGGGTGGAAGACGATAAGCAGTTCCCTGTAAAATAGTTGTGTCAATGGCCCCAGTCTTGAATACttgggggatggagagagtgagtcTGAACATGGAGGTGAGGCAGGGGGATGAGGACTGATCCAGGACGTCCTATCAGGAGCTGCCATCTCCGTTCTTGGTCTTGAGCACCACCAGGACCACCATGATGGGGATGAGGCAGATGGGGGTCATTACCAAGGCAAACACGATGCTGGGCGGGGGGTCGCTCAGTGCCTCGTTTGGGCAGTCCCGGAAGAACCTGGAGTGGATGTTTACAAACACATTCTCCACCATCCTGTTGGGCCAGGGGATCAGCAGACACTCTGCTATCTCCTCTGTGCACATGGTGAAGGCGTTATACATCCTACAGGGAGGGATAGGAGGGGTACTATTATTTCAAGAGAGGGCAACGTTATGTGTCTGAAAGACATTATTAAGAGTTTCATGGTATGGATGGACCATTAATGAGTGAGTTAACTCTGATTTCACTTGACTATGTGTTGGGTTTCTCAAAACTACTGTTTGAACTAAGTGACAACGCAAGACCAATGGCATGATAAGTTGGATCAGAAACAAACTAAACAGAATAATACGTGGATTAAAATAAGCATCTAGGCCTACCTCTTCACATTGTTCCAGTTGCACCAGTCTGTGTTGTTTAATGACTCCATGGCACCTACAAAATTACTGTAGCAGGTTTCCTCAAATAAGGTCACATAGCACTCTGTCCTTGGGGGAAAATACTCACAAACTTCACAGTATTGTTCACAGTTAACATACTTATTCCCACAacctgtacagagagagagagagagagagagagagagagagagagagagagagagagagagagagagagagagagagagagagagagagagagagagagagagagagagagagagagagagagagagagag containing:
- the LOC112226002 gene encoding receptor activity-modifying protein 1 isoform X2; translated protein: MFTFSDMKGALVFFGMLLSVLSDVSPEDRGFSSGLGCGNKYVNCEQYCEVCEYFPPRTECYVTLFEETCYSNFVGAMESLNNTDWCNWNNVKRMYNAFTMCTEEIAECLLIPWPNRMVENVFVNIHSRFFRDCPNEALSDPPPSIVFALVMTPICLIPIMVVLVVLKTKNGDGSS
- the LOC112226002 gene encoding receptor activity-modifying protein 1 isoform X1 → MKAPNPSPVSSSSACCFLPLLLWALSSTAAGLIGHYEAPQATTPGFTSRHDSTGTANDQYHDVSPEDRGFSSGLGCGNKYVNCEQYCEVCEYFPPRTECYVTLFEETCYSNFVGAMESLNNTDWCNWNNVKRMYNAFTMCTEEIAECLLIPWPNRMVENVFVNIHSRFFRDCPNEALSDPPPSIVFALVMTPICLIPIMVVLVVLKTKNGDGSS